CAGAAACAAGGGTTGGTCCTGTTGAAGTATCGGCTTGGGGGTTTTCCCAAGGCGGTAGTTCTTCATCGTATTTCGTTGTGTGCGCTGGCGGTTGGGGTGTAAGTGTTGGAGCTTTTGCAGGGTGAGCTGCGGCAGCAGGCTTCGAGGCTGGTGCTGCTGCTGTTGTTGTTGATGGCGTTGTTGCTGTTGTTGCGCTTGGCACGGAGACGGGGTGAGACGCTTTTGCTGCCGTTGCTGCAGGTGATGGAGCTGCTGTGGGAGCAGGAGTAGCTGCCTGTACCGGAGCAGAGTTGACTGCTTGTACTGGGTGATTTTCCGAGATAGTTGCAGCTGCTTGTGCTGGAGGAGCTTCCGAGATAGTTGTATCTGCCTGGGCTTGACCTGCCATGACATAGCTCACTTGACGTGTGCCAAAAATGCGCTGGACAATGGGCTGGATAAGCGCTTGCGAATCTGGTCTGCCAAGCATGGTTAGTGCAAAGTTTGACCCAGCAGGAAGCGTGACTACCAGCTGGTCGCCATCATCGGAGCTGAGCTGCGCATGTTGCAGTAAGGCACCGCGCGAGGCTTGCGCCGCTGTTGTTTGCTGGACAACCTCACGCCAACGTGCTTGCGCATCAGGAGCACCTGCGGTATAGGGGCGATTATCCTGTTCTGTGTTTTTTGAAGCTGTGGCGCGCTGTGCAGACGTGCCCAGTGTCACAGCAGGTGCCGTGGTGGACATGGGAGCAGCGGGAACAGCAGTAGGAATTGGCTCAGCAACCGGAGCTGCTGTATGTTGAGTCTGCTTAACAGGCTTCTCGGCAGCTACCGCGGGCGTCTCTACAGACATACCAGCCGCTTGCTCGACCGTCGGTTGCATATTCTGTATTGGCATTGCATTTTTTGGCGCACATTGCGCCGCCGCCCTACCGCGTGTCTGTGCCAGCGTCTGCTCATGTACTACATTACCTGCTGATACACGCTCCAGCTGAGCTTCGAGCCTAGCAATACGTTCTGCTAAGGCTTCAAGTGTCAACTCGCTTTCAGGACGCGCCAAGCGAGTCAAGGTTAACTCAAGTACCAAGCGTACATCGGTTGCATCGCGCATCTCAAGCGCTGCATGGTCGAGCGCCACCAAGATGCGCGCCAGTCTATCAGGAGACTCAAATGCTGCAGCTTCCGCCTTCATTGCGGCATAGCTTGACTCGTCTGTATGTAAGTCTTCAATTTGAGTATCCGCTACTAAAACGCTATACACATCGCGTAAATGCGCAAGCAAATCTCGGGTTAATACCACAAGGTCGGCACCTGATTTAGTCTGTTCACGAACCAAGCTATAAAGACCGGCAACATCACGCGCGGCTAAGGCTTGGCTCAGTAAACCCAAGACTGATGCTGAGGTAGCACCAAGCAGTGCCTGCGCATCGGCTAAACGAATCTCACCAGCACCAAATACGCTGAGCTGTTCTAGCGTTGATAGTGCGTCACGCATTCCACCACGCGCATGATGCGCCACCAATTCAAGGGCCTCATCATTCGCCTGAAATCCCTCGTGCTCG
This region of Collinsella sp. zg1085 genomic DNA includes:
- the dnaX gene encoding DNA polymerase III subunit gamma/tau — protein: MESLYRRYRPLSFDSVVGQEHIVSTLEHAVTENRLSHAYLFCGPRGTGKTTMARILAKALLCKKSAETPEGMGCIPDGTCHECEEIAAGIHPDVYELDAASRTGVDNVREEIVNSVSFAPVRGAYKVYIIDEVHMLTTAAFNALLKTLEEPPAHVVFILCTTDPQKILETILSRCQRFDFHRIGTNDLIQRMRFVCEHEGFQANDEALELVAHHARGGMRDALSTLEQLSVFGAGEIRLADAQALLGATSASVLGLLSQALAARDVAGLYSLVREQTKSGADLVVLTRDLLAHLRDVYSVLVADTQIEDLHTDESSYAAMKAEAAAFESPDRLARILVALDHAALEMRDATDVRLVLELTLTRLARPESELTLEALAERIARLEAQLERVSAGNVVHEQTLAQTRGRAAAQCAPKNAMPIQNMQPTVEQAAGMSVETPAVAAEKPVKQTQHTAAPVAEPIPTAVPAAPMSTTAPAVTLGTSAQRATASKNTEQDNRPYTAGAPDAQARWREVVQQTTAAQASRGALLQHAQLSSDDGDQLVVTLPAGSNFALTMLGRPDSQALIQPIVQRIFGTRQVSYVMAGQAQADTTISEAPPAQAAATISENHPVQAVNSAPVQAATPAPTAAPSPAATAAKASHPVSVPSATTATTPSTTTAAAPASKPAAAAHPAKAPTLTPQPPAHTTKYDEELPPWENPQADTSTGPTLVSEPHVEADRAAWEDEYVPYDDADVAVFDENVDETPSAQSSSLPVADSPVNTHEHVGSNIEAPQSTDDAKALIGDIFGAGVVFKED